From Thermodesulfobacteriota bacterium:
CAACGGCCTCCCGGCTCGGGGTTTGTGCGCGCTGGGCCCTGGCTGCGATCGCCTTCGCTGCGGGGGGCTGTGCGCCGGGACTGGGGGAGATTCGGGAGGCCGAGCTTCCGCCGCGGGCACGAATCCCGGGGGTGCCGGTGCTCGTGCAGACCGAGGACCACTGCGGCCCCACCTCTCTCGCCGCCCTGCTCGCGTGGGCCGGACGCCCCGAAACCCCCGAGGCCCTGGCGCCCCTGGTGTACCTGCCCGGCCGCTCCGGTACCCTGCCCGTCGACCTCCCCCGGGAGCTTCGGGACCGGGGGCTCCTGGCCTACCGGGTCCGCCCCCGCCTCGATCGGCTGCTGGCGGAGGTGGGGGCGGGGCACCCGGTCCTGGTGCTCGAGAACCGGGGGCTCCGGTGGCTTCCCCGCTGGCACTACTCGGTGCTGACGGGCTACGACCTGGGGGGAGGGATCGCGGTGCTCCACGCGGGCGGGCCCGAGCCCGAGGGGGTCTCCCTCGGGACCTTCCGCCGCACCTGGGAGCGGGGGGGCGC
This genomic window contains:
- a CDS encoding PA2778 family cysteine peptidase, yielding TASRLGVCARWALAAIAFAAGGCAPGLGEIREAELPPRARIPGVPVLVQTEDHCGPTSLAALLAWAGRPETPEALAPLVYLPGRSGTLPVDLPRELRDRGLLAYRVRPRLDRLLAEVGAGHPVLVLENRGLRWLPRWHYSVLTGYDLGGGIAVLHAGGPEPEGVSLGTFRRTWERGGAFGLLGLPPGRLPAGEDPEGILSALADLEEAGRPAEAAPGYETFLRRWPGDWRGAFGWGNALHGSGDAAGAEEAFRRAHATAPDRPEPLNNLALVLAAMGRGAEARALAALALDAARTLGLNPVPYEDTLRELGPP